In Sphingomonas sp. BGYR3, the genomic stretch ATCGATCCGCTCGACCAGCGGGATATGCACTGCGCCGGGCAGGGCGGGGTTGCGATCGTACAGGCCATCAATGTCGGACAACAGGATGACGCCCTGCGCCCCCGCCGCCTGCGCCACCCGCGCGGCCAGCCGGTCATTGTCGCCGAACCGGATTTCGGCCGTCGCCACGCTGTCATTCTCGTTGATGACCGGTACGACGTTCAGGCCCAGCAAGCGGTCCAGCGTTGCGGACGCGTTCAGATACCGCCGCCGGTCCTCAAGATCGTCCAGCGTGACCAGCATCTGCGCCGCCGTCAGCCCCTCTGCCCCCAGCACTTCGGCCCATACCTGGCTCAGCGCGATCTGCCCGGTCGCCGCCGCAGCCTGCGCATCCTCCAGGCTGGCACGCCCGCCTTTGGCCAGGCCCAGCCGCCGCGCGCCCAGCGCAATCGCTCCGGACGACACCACGGCCACCTGCTGGCCCGCGCTGGCCCGGGCCGCAATGTCCGCCGCAATCCCCGCCAGCCAATCCCGCCGCACGCCGCCATTATCGACAAGCAGCGCCGACCCGATCTTGACGATCAGGCGGGGGCAGGATGCGGGCGGAAACAGCTGCATGGCCCAGCGCATACAGGGCAGGCGGCCCCATTGGAAAGAGCGAAGGCGCTCCGCGTCAAAGCCGGGTTTTCAGCCAGCGATCGACGATCGGTGTCGCGGGATAATCCGCCTCGCCCAGTTTGCGGTTGATCTGCATATGCCCGATCAGGCCGCGCCCCTCGATCCCATGCAGTTCCACCGCAGTGCCGCCGCTTTTCAGCGCCTTGGCCAGCTTGCGCGACTGTTCGGTGCCGTCGCTGCGCTGAACGTGCAGGATCAGGAACGCCGGTGCATTGGGCGCGGCCGCGTGCAGGGTGGGGGACAGCGCCCGCTGCCGCGCCGGATCGGTGCCGAATGCCTGTTCATAGGTCGATTGCATCATCCGGTTGCGCCCGTCCATCTGCTGCGCAACGTCATAGGCCGCACCATCCAGGGGCACGACGCCGCGAATGTCGCTCAGGCTGAACCCGGCAGCGCGGGCATAGGCGGGGTCGGTGCCGACCAGCGCGACCAGATGCGCACCCGCGCTATGGCCCATCAGGATGATGCGGGCAGGATCGATGTTCAGCTGGGCCGCATTGCGCCGCGCCCAGGCAAAGGCCGCAGCGACATCGGCCGCCTGATCCTCGACCCGGTGTTCAGGGACCAGCCGGTAATTGATCGATGCCACGGCATAGCCCTGGCTCAGGAAATGGTCGACCTTGGCCGATCCGGTGGCGTTGCGTTTGTCGCCGCGCTTCCACCCGCCGCCATGCACGAACAGGATCAGCGGGGCGGGGCGGGCCGTCCCTTCGGCCCTCCAGACGTCCAGCTTCTGCTTGTCATCCTGGCCATAGGCCCGCTCGACCGGGCGATTGCGCTCGGTCCGCCCTTCGGCCCGTTCCTGTTCCGCTGCGCGCGTCATCGCAATCGGCGACAGCGCAATCCCTGCCATCACCGTTGCTGCAACCAGCATCCGCATGATTCGACCTCCCCTTCGTTACGAAGGCGGTTTGATCGCTCAATCTTGCTGAATATTGGCTTTACGGGCGATTATACCGGGGACCATTCGATTGCGTCCTCACCATCGTCCTCGCTGCTGTCGTCGCGCTTGCCCTCGCCGATCGCTTCCAGGAGCTTGTCCAGCACCCAATCGACGCCGGTGCCGCTGACGCCCGATAGCGGGATGACCGGGCCGCCGCTCGCCTCTTCCAGTTCGGCGGAAAGCGCCGCAACCAGTTCCTCGTCCAGCGTATCGATCTTGTTCAGCGCAACGACGACCGGCTTGTCCTCCAGCCCCGCGCCATATGCGGTCAGCTCGTCGCGCACGATGCGATAGCTGGTGGCGACATCCGCATCATTGGCATCGATCAGATGCAACAGGACCCGGCACCGTTCGATATGGCCCAGAAACCGGTCGCCAATGCCCGCACCATCGGCCGCACCCTCGATCAGTCCGGGGATGTCCGCGACGACAAATTCCTCGCCCTTGTGCCGCACCACGCCCAGCTGAGGCCGGGTGGTGGTGAACGCATAGGCGCCAACCTTTGCCTGCGCATTGGTCACCGCGTTGATGAACGTCGATTTGCCCGCATTGGGCAGCCCGACCAGGCCGGCATCGGCCAGCAGCTTGAGCCGCAGCCACAGCCACGCCTCATCCCCCGGCCAGCCGGTGCCATGCTGACGCGGCGCACGGT encodes the following:
- the proB gene encoding glutamate 5-kinase codes for the protein MQLFPPASCPRLIVKIGSALLVDNGGVRRDWLAGIAADIAARASAGQQVAVVSSGAIALGARRLGLAKGGRASLEDAQAAAATGQIALSQVWAEVLGAEGLTAAQMLVTLDDLEDRRRYLNASATLDRLLGLNVVPVINENDSVATAEIRFGDNDRLAARVAQAAGAQGVILLSDIDGLYDRNPALPGAVHIPLVERIDGGIEGMADRGSASGMGSGGMVSKIEAAKIACGAGVALAIASGRVDRPLSAKARHTLFVPEKRARARKAWLAGRLTAKGSIVVDAGAARALSEGKSLLAAGAVSVRGAFFRGDPVTIEGPAGPIARGLSEYDAHDAARLLGKRSEEQAAILGYAPRSALVHRDHLVML
- a CDS encoding alpha/beta hydrolase → MRMLVAATVMAGIALSPIAMTRAAEQERAEGRTERNRPVERAYGQDDKQKLDVWRAEGTARPAPLILFVHGGGWKRGDKRNATGSAKVDHFLSQGYAVASINYRLVPEHRVEDQAADVAAAFAWARRNAAQLNIDPARIILMGHSAGAHLVALVGTDPAYARAAGFSLSDIRGVVPLDGAAYDVAQQMDGRNRMMQSTYEQAFGTDPARQRALSPTLHAAAPNAPAFLILHVQRSDGTEQSRKLAKALKSGGTAVELHGIEGRGLIGHMQINRKLGEADYPATPIVDRWLKTRL
- the obgE gene encoding GTPase ObgE, giving the protein MHFLDQAKIFVRSGTGGPGAVSFRREKFIEYGGPDGGDGGKGGDIIFEAVHGLNTLIDFRYTQHFRAPRGKGGSGANKTGAGGEDLIIKVPVGTQVLADDEERTLLLDLTEEGQRVVFLRGGDGGRGNASYKTSTNRAPRQHGTGWPGDEAWLWLRLKLLADAGLVGLPNAGKSTFINAVTNAQAKVGAYAFTTTRPQLGVVRHKGEEFVVADIPGLIEGAADGAGIGDRFLGHIERCRVLLHLIDANDADVATSYRIVRDELTAYGAGLEDKPVVVALNKIDTLDEELVAALSAELEEASGGPVIPLSGVSGTGVDWVLDKLLEAIGEGKRDDSSEDDGEDAIEWSPV